The following proteins are co-located in the Dromaius novaehollandiae isolate bDroNov1 chromosome 10, bDroNov1.hap1, whole genome shotgun sequence genome:
- the DET1 gene encoding DET1 homolog isoform X3: MDHDAPTIRPRRIQNQNVIHRLERRRISSGKAGTHWHQVRVFHQNVFPNFTVVNVEKPPCFLRKFSPDGRYFIAFSSDQTSLEIYEYQGCQAAEDLLQGYEGEILANGNDQRSVNIRGRLFERFFVLLHITNVASNGEHLNRECSLFTDDCRYVIVGSAAYLPEEPHPPFFEVYRNSESVTPNPRSPLEDYSLHIIDLHTGRLCDTRTFKCDKVILSHNQGLYLYKNILAILSVQQQTIHVFQVTPEGTFIDVRTIGRFCYEDDLLTLSAVYPEVQRDTQTGMANPYKEPFINSLKHRLLVYLWRRAEQDGSAIAKRRFFQYFDQLRQLRMWKMQLLDENHLFIKYTSEDVVTLRVTDPSQPSFFVVYNMVTTEVIAVFENTSDELLELFENFCDLFRNATLHSEAVQFPCSASSNNFARQIQRRDLFDFLLAITYGDEASVDSSLM, encoded by the exons ATGGACCATGATGCCCCCACGATCAGGCCCCGCCGCATCCAGAACCAGAATGTCATCCACCGCCTGGAGCGCCGACGGATCAGCTCGGGCAAAGCCGGCACCCACTGGCACCAAGTCCGCGTCTTCCACCAGAACGTCTTCCCCAACTTCACCGTGGTCAACGTGGAGAAGCCCCCCTGCTTCTTGCGAAAGTTCTCCCCCGACGGGCGCTACTTCATCGCCTTCTCCTCTGATCAGACCTCCCTGGAGATCTATGAATATCAGGGCTGCCAGGCGGCAGAAGACCTTCTGCAAGGCTATGAGGGAGAGATCCTGGCCAACGGCAATGACCAAAGATCTGTCAACATTCGGGGGCGGCTCTTTGAACGCTTCTTTGTCCTGCTCCATATCACCAATGTGGCCTCCAACGGCGAGCACTTGAACCGCGAGTGCAGCTTGTTCACGGATGACTGTCGGTATGTGATCGTCGGCTCTGCTGCTTACCTTCCCGAGGAGCCTCACCCTCCCTTCTTTGAGGTTTACCGCAACAGCGAGTCTGTGACCCCTAATCCCCGGTCCCCTTTGGAAGACTACTCCTTGCATATCATAGACCTCCACACAGGCAGACTCTGTGACACAAGGACATTCAAATGTGACAAAGTCATCCTGTCTCACAACCAGGGCCTGTACCTCTACAAAAACATCTTGGCCATCCTCTCTGTGCAGCAACAGACTATTCATGTCTTTCAAGTGACACCTGAGGGTACTTTCATTGATGTACGGACTATCGGTCGCTTCTGCTATGAGGATGATCTCCTGACTCTGTCTGCCGTGTATCCCGAGGTGCAGCGGGACACTCAGACGGGGATGGCCAACCCCTACAAAGAGCCTTTCATAAACTCTTTGAAGCACAGGCTGCTGGTGTACCTGTGGAGAAGGGCAGAGCAGGATGGAAGTGCCATAGCAAAGAGAAGGTTCTTCCAGTACTTTGATCAGCTGAGGCAGCTCCGCATGTGGAAGATGCAGCTTTTGGATGAGAACCATCTATTTATCAAATATACTAGTGAAGATGTGGTCACGCTGCGGGTGACAGATCCTTCACAG CCCTCATTCTTCGTTGTGTACAACATGGTGACCACGGAGGTTATTGCTGTATTTGAGAATACGTCTGATGAGCTGCTGGAGCTGTTTGAGAACTTCTGTGACCTCTTCAGGAACGCCACCCTGCACAGTGAGGCGGTCCAGTTCCCCTGCTCAGCTTCCAGCAACAACTTTGCCAGGCAGATCCAGCGCCG TGACTTGTTTGACTTCCTCCTGGCAATCACTTATGGGGATGAAGCTTCTGTTGATTCCAGCTTGATGTGA